One part of the Actinomycetota bacterium genome encodes these proteins:
- a CDS encoding ABC transporter permease has translation TPLVWTWLWIAGMTVIAADVVRRRVKEISGVFPLALAAYLASAAVTLTTLFGLGIYPLEARPHVPLGGMMVGNSMNATVLAARRVVEEITDKADEVEIRLALGQPYRQAARPYLAASLRTALIPQIETTKAVGFVFLPGAMTGLILAGVDPVDAVLVQAVVMFLVLGAAATTTTVIGLGMLNRLFTPDHRLVRLTRSPLQ, from the coding sequence CGACCCCACTGGTGTGGACGTGGCTCTGGATCGCCGGCATGACCGTGATCGCTGCCGACGTCGTACGCCGCCGTGTCAAAGAGATCAGCGGCGTGTTCCCCCTCGCGCTGGCCGCCTACCTCGCCTCCGCCGCGGTCACCCTGACCACCCTGTTCGGGTTGGGCATCTACCCGCTGGAAGCCCGCCCCCACGTGCCGCTGGGTGGGATGATGGTCGGCAACTCCATGAACGCCACCGTGCTGGCGGCCCGTCGCGTCGTCGAGGAGATCACCGACAAGGCCGACGAGGTCGAGATCCGTCTCGCGCTCGGCCAGCCCTACCGGCAGGCCGCCCGCCCCTACCTGGCCGCGTCGCTGCGCACCGCGCTCATCCCCCAGATCGAGACCACCAAGGCCGTCGGGTTCGTGTTCCTCCCCGGGGCGATGACCGGACTCATCCTCGCCGGAGTCGACCCGGTCGACGCCGTGCTCGTCCAAGCCGTCGTCATGTTCCTGGTGCTGGGCGCAGCAGCGACCACCACCACCGTCATCGGACTGGGCATGCTCAACCGGCTATTCACCCCCGACCATCGTCTCGTCCGCCTCACCCGCAGCCCGTTGCAATGA
- a CDS encoding response regulator transcription factor — protein sequence MATSEDPIRVLIAEDDYLVREGIKAVLDAHTDTTVVGTASNPGDLESLLDEVEADVTILDIRMPPTFTTEGIDLALRLRETHPELGIVVLSQHHDPEYALALLQDGSERLAYLLKERMGQAEELVRALREVTAGGSVLDPKIVDALFEAKRKKRSSRLSELTPREQDVLNQMATGKQNSSIAEELYISERSVEKHASSIFSKLGLTDSHDLNRRVAAVLYFLQRSAD from the coding sequence GTGGCAACGAGCGAAGACCCGATCCGGGTACTGATCGCCGAGGACGATTACCTCGTCCGCGAGGGCATCAAGGCGGTCCTGGACGCTCATACCGATACCACCGTCGTCGGTACCGCTTCGAACCCCGGTGACCTGGAGTCCCTCCTCGATGAGGTCGAGGCGGACGTCACGATCCTCGACATCCGCATGCCCCCTACCTTCACGACGGAGGGCATCGATCTCGCCCTACGTCTGCGTGAGACGCACCCCGAGCTGGGCATCGTCGTGCTGTCTCAGCACCACGACCCCGAGTACGCGCTGGCGCTCCTGCAGGACGGGTCCGAGCGGCTCGCGTACCTGCTGAAGGAGCGGATGGGGCAGGCTGAGGAGCTCGTCCGGGCGCTGCGCGAGGTCACCGCCGGCGGATCGGTGCTCGACCCGAAGATCGTGGACGCGTTGTTCGAGGCGAAGCGCAAGAAGCGATCGTCGCGCCTCTCGGAGCTCACGCCACGCGAGCAGGACGTCCTCAACCAGATGGCGACGGGGAAGCAGAACTCGTCCATCGCGGAGGAGCTCTACATCTCCGAGCGCTCGGTCGAGAAGCACGCGAGCTCGATCTTCTCGAAGCTGGGCCTCACCGACTCCCACGATCTGAACCGACGCGTGGCGGCGGTGCTGTACTTCCTTCAACGCTCCGCGGACTGA